In Tenrec ecaudatus isolate mTenEca1 chromosome 5, mTenEca1.hap1, whole genome shotgun sequence, the following are encoded in one genomic region:
- the UTP23 gene encoding rRNA-processing protein UTP23 homolog, with protein sequence MKITRQKHAKKHLGFFRNNFGVREPYQLLLDGTFCQAALRGRIQLREQLPRYLQAETQLCTTRCVLKELETLGKELYGAKLIAQKCQVRHCPHFKNAVSGSECLLSMVGEGNPHHYFVATQDQNLSVKVKKRPGIPLLFIIQNTIVLDKPSPKTIAFVKAVEAGQLVSRHEKQSIQQLKEEQGLAKKPEQRRRKRKKVSGPNPLSCLKKKKKTPDTRPSSASHKKRQRIRNRNTPKNVLLEKQNAAG encoded by the exons ATGAAGATCACGAGGCAGAAACACGCCAAGAAGCATCTCGGCTTCTTCCGCAACAATTTCGGAGTTCGCGAGCCCTACCAGCTGTTGCTCGACGGCACCTTCTGTCAGGCGGCGCTGCGGGGCCGCATCCAGCTGCGGGAGCAGCTGCCCCGCTACCTCCAGGCCGAGACGCAGCTGTGTACCACCAG GTGTGTGCTAAAAGAGTTAGAAACGCTGGGGAAAGAATTATATGGAGCAAAATTGATTGCACAGAAATGCCAAGTTCGACATTGTCCCCATTTCAAGAATGCAGTGAGTGGATCCGAATGCCTGCTCTCCATGGTCGGGGAGGGAAATCCTCATCATTACTTTGTGGCAACACAG gaTCAGAATTTGTCAGTGAAAGTCAAGAAAAGGCCTGGGATTCCTCTCCTGTTCATTATACAGAACACGATAGTTCTGGACAAACCTTCTCCTAAAACCATTGCCTTCGTTAAAGCGGTTGAGGCAGGTCAGCTTGTCTCCAGACACGAAAAGCAAAGCATCCAGCAGCTCAAAGAAGAGCAGGGGCTAGCAAAGAAGCCTGAGCAGAGGAGGAGAAAGCGCAAAAAAGTCAGTGGCCCCAATCCTCTTAGCTgtctgaagaaaaagaaaaagacaccaGATACAAGACCATCTTCTGCTTCTCACAAGAAAAGACAAAGAATCCGGAACAGAAACACCCCCAAAAACGTGCTTTTGGAAAAACAGAATGCAGCAGGGTAA